In a genomic window of Salegentibacter salegens:
- a CDS encoding energy transducer TonB, with translation MKNLYLSLIFTVISFSAFAQDTIYMDNKYQDLDTKEGAEYFKIITPTPDQKYDFLRTTYFIDGTKKAEHTYDLRGKTKVYDGLHKQFYKSGELFYQLPFKNGKKHGTLIAYWENGDLRRKDVFKRDKLKKGQVWNEKGEEIEYFEYHIPASYPGGEKRLYSFLQENINIPQEHDKDMEVKVVLMFTINPDGDLSEIKIVDGAPHRYNAEAVRVLTKMPKWNPTKRFGEPIATRYALPIIFRK, from the coding sequence ATGAAGAATCTTTACCTCAGCTTAATTTTTACTGTTATTTCATTTTCCGCATTTGCCCAGGATACCATTTATATGGATAATAAGTACCAGGACTTGGATACCAAAGAAGGCGCTGAATATTTTAAAATTATCACTCCCACTCCAGACCAGAAATATGATTTTCTACGAACTACCTATTTTATAGATGGAACGAAAAAAGCGGAGCACACTTACGATCTTAGAGGTAAAACAAAGGTTTATGATGGTTTGCATAAACAGTTTTATAAATCTGGCGAGTTATTTTATCAGCTTCCTTTTAAAAATGGAAAAAAGCACGGAACGCTTATCGCCTATTGGGAAAATGGAGATCTAAGAAGAAAGGATGTTTTTAAAAGAGATAAGCTAAAAAAAGGGCAGGTATGGAATGAAAAAGGTGAGGAAATAGAGTATTTTGAATATCATATTCCTGCTTCCTATCCGGGCGGTGAGAAAAGATTATATAGTTTTTTGCAGGAAAATATAAATATTCCACAGGAACATGATAAAGACATGGAAGTTAAGGTAGTTTTGATGTTTACCATAAATCCTGACGGAGATCTATCTGAAATTAAGATAGTAGATGGCGCTCCACATCGTTACAATGCAGAAGCTGTAAGGGTTTTGACCAAAATGCCAAAATGGAATCCTACCAAACGTTTTGGAGAACCCATTGCTACGCGATACGCTCTACCTATAATCTTTAGAAAATAA
- a CDS encoding RluA family pseudouridine synthase, which translates to MEKVISDKNNLQVLFEDNHIIVVNKRPGDIVQGDKTGDKPLSEVVKSYIKEKYNKPGNVYLGVVHRLDRPTSGIVLFAKTSKALPRLNKLFQEKEAQKTYWAIVKNPPPKKSDTLVHFLKRNPKQNKSYAHIKEVPESKKAILEYRLLKKLDNYFLLEVDLHTGRHHQIRSQLSAIGSPIKGDLKYGFDRSNKDASIHLHARELKFIHPVKKEEIQIIAPPPDEVLWNNCIN; encoded by the coding sequence TTGGAAAAAGTAATTTCAGATAAAAACAACCTACAGGTACTTTTTGAAGACAACCACATTATTGTGGTAAATAAACGGCCCGGTGATATTGTTCAGGGCGATAAAACAGGCGATAAGCCGCTAAGCGAAGTCGTAAAATCTTATATAAAAGAAAAATATAATAAACCCGGAAATGTCTATTTGGGCGTAGTTCATCGTCTCGACAGGCCAACCAGTGGCATTGTTCTCTTTGCGAAAACCTCTAAAGCTCTTCCCCGGCTCAATAAACTTTTTCAAGAAAAAGAAGCGCAAAAAACTTATTGGGCAATAGTAAAAAATCCTCCGCCGAAAAAATCGGATACTTTAGTTCATTTTTTGAAAAGAAATCCGAAACAAAACAAATCTTACGCACATATTAAAGAAGTTCCTGAAAGCAAAAAAGCTATTCTGGAATACCGACTTCTGAAAAAACTCGATAACTACTTTCTGTTGGAAGTAGATTTGCATACCGGGCGACATCATCAAATTAGAAGTCAGCTTTCGGCGATAGGCAGCCCGATTAAGGGAGATCTAAAATACGGATTTGACCGAAGTAATAAAGATGCCAGTATTCACCTGCACGCCAGGGAACTTAAATTTATTCATCCTGTAAAAAAAGAAGAAATCCAAATTATTGCACCTCCTCCAGATGAAGTGCTTTGGAATAATTGTATAAACTAA
- the panB gene encoding 3-methyl-2-oxobutanoate hydroxymethyltransferase, which translates to MSIAKKEYKRVTTKSLVDMKKNGENIAMLTAYDYSMAKIVDGAGIDVILVGDSASNVMAGHETTLPITLDQMIYHATSVVRAINRALVVVDLPFGSYQSDPKEALRSAIRIMKESGGHAVKLEGGKEIKESLKRILNAGIPVMGHLGLTPQSIYKFGTYTVRAKEEEEADKLKSDALLLERLGCFAIVLEKVPAKLAKEVAESISIPVIGIGAGNGVDGQVLVVHDMLGMTHEFNPRFLRRYADLHTEMTKAFEGYRDDVKSKKFPSDDEQY; encoded by the coding sequence ATGTCTATAGCTAAGAAAGAATATAAAAGAGTTACCACCAAGTCATTGGTAGATATGAAAAAGAATGGCGAGAATATCGCTATGCTTACCGCATATGATTACTCGATGGCAAAAATTGTAGATGGCGCCGGAATAGATGTAATTCTTGTGGGAGATTCTGCCAGTAATGTAATGGCTGGCCATGAAACTACCCTTCCTATTACTTTAGACCAAATGATTTATCACGCAACCAGCGTGGTAAGAGCTATAAATCGTGCGCTTGTTGTTGTAGATCTTCCGTTTGGAAGTTACCAGAGTGATCCTAAAGAAGCTTTAAGATCGGCTATTAGAATTATGAAGGAAAGCGGCGGACACGCTGTAAAACTTGAAGGTGGAAAAGAGATTAAAGAATCGCTTAAACGAATCCTTAATGCCGGAATTCCGGTGATGGGACATTTGGGTTTAACACCACAATCAATTTATAAATTTGGTACATATACCGTTAGAGCAAAAGAGGAAGAAGAAGCTGATAAGTTGAAATCTGATGCGCTATTGTTAGAACGTCTTGGTTGTTTTGCCATAGTTTTAGAAAAAGTTCCGGCAAAACTCGCTAAAGAAGTGGCCGAAAGTATAAGCATTCCAGTAATTGGAATTGGCGCCGGCAACGGTGTAGATGGCCAGGTTTTGGTGGTTCACGATATGCTGGGAATGACACACGAATTTAACCCAAGATTCTTAAGAAGATACGCCGATTTACATACCGAAATGACCAAAGCTTTTGAAGGCTATCGGGACGATGTAAAAAGCAAAAAGTTCCCATCTGATGATGAGCAGTATTAG
- a CDS encoding glycoside hydrolase family 18 protein, producing MKRASVISLILLLVFLFSNSALRAQKKIVGYIVAGNVDDRFNEIFAEKLTHINYAFANIKDGKIIEGNPKDVERLKKLNSLKNNNPELKILISVGGWTWSGGFSEAVATKSDRERFANSGISFLKKHNIDGIDLDWEYPGQPGAGNNHSPDDKENFTSILKLFRKKLDSVGKIDNRNYLLTIATAANEEYLKHVELNKIHPHLDFINIMSYDYQGGWNDSTSHHTNLYVSETDPEVYKQSTKKAVEEHLAAGAPSEKLVIGMAFYGRGWHETQNRNSGLHQKAFGNSFSINYRELKDSLKTSNYRRLWDKTAKAPYLWREDTGTFITYDDPESIKEKARFIKENDLGGAMFWQYHGDDGELLKSLFTELKKQ from the coding sequence ATGAAAAGAGCATCTGTAATTTCTCTAATTCTACTTTTAGTTTTTCTTTTTAGTAATTCAGCATTAAGAGCACAAAAGAAGATTGTGGGGTATATTGTAGCCGGCAATGTTGATGACAGGTTTAATGAAATTTTTGCCGAAAAACTTACTCATATAAATTATGCTTTTGCAAATATTAAAGACGGAAAAATTATAGAGGGAAATCCCAAAGATGTAGAACGCTTAAAGAAATTAAACAGTTTAAAGAATAATAATCCCGAATTAAAAATCCTGATTTCGGTTGGGGGCTGGACCTGGTCTGGTGGCTTTTCTGAAGCTGTGGCTACCAAAAGTGACAGGGAGCGATTTGCCAACAGCGGAATTTCATTTCTTAAAAAACACAATATAGACGGGATAGATTTAGACTGGGAATATCCAGGACAACCGGGAGCAGGAAATAATCATTCTCCCGACGACAAAGAAAACTTTACCTCTATCTTGAAGCTTTTTAGAAAAAAGTTAGATTCGGTTGGCAAAATTGATAATCGAAATTATCTATTAACTATTGCCACCGCTGCAAATGAAGAATATTTAAAGCACGTTGAATTAAACAAGATTCATCCCCACCTGGATTTTATTAATATTATGAGTTATGATTACCAGGGAGGTTGGAACGATTCTACTTCGCATCATACCAATTTATATGTCTCAGAAACCGATCCCGAAGTTTATAAACAGAGCACTAAAAAGGCTGTAGAAGAACATTTAGCGGCTGGCGCTCCTTCAGAAAAACTTGTTATAGGAATGGCTTTTTATGGGCGCGGTTGGCACGAAACCCAAAACAGAAACTCAGGTCTTCACCAAAAAGCTTTCGGAAATTCTTTCAGTATAAATTATCGGGAATTAAAAGACAGTTTAAAAACAAGTAATTACAGGCGCTTGTGGGATAAAACGGCTAAAGCACCCTATTTATGGCGCGAAGATACCGGCACCTTTATCACCTATGATGATCCCGAGTCTATAAAGGAAAAAGCTCGGTTTATTAAAGAGAATGATCTTGGTGGCGCAATGTTTTGGCAATACCACGGAGACGATGGCGAATTATTAAAATCGCTTTTTACTGAACTTAAAAAACAATAA
- a CDS encoding nuclear transport factor 2 family protein — translation MNKLFLISFLFFCQLGWSQNSEKEDLQNLIEDFFEAFHAQDSKALRNFAHPEIKMQSVAIDAEGNTTLSTEEYTTFLKSIASIPETTKFEEQLHGFEININDMIANVSIPYSFFINNELSHCGVNTFQLMKSKGEWKIIYLVDTRSKLGCE, via the coding sequence ATGAATAAGTTATTCCTAATTAGTTTTTTGTTTTTCTGCCAGTTAGGCTGGAGTCAAAATTCAGAAAAAGAAGATCTTCAAAATTTGATCGAAGACTTTTTTGAAGCTTTTCACGCCCAGGATTCTAAAGCATTACGAAATTTTGCCCATCCAGAAATTAAAATGCAATCTGTAGCTATTGATGCTGAAGGAAATACTACCCTTTCTACCGAAGAATACACTACTTTTTTAAAATCTATTGCGTCAATTCCGGAGACCACTAAATTTGAAGAACAATTACATGGATTCGAAATTAATATCAATGATATGATCGCCAATGTAAGTATTCCTTATTCGTTTTTTATAAATAATGAATTGAGTCATTGCGGCGTGAACACTTTTCAATTGATGAAGTCTAAAGGCGAATGGAAAATTATTTATCTGGTTGATACGCGCAGTAAATTGGGGTGCGAATAA
- a CDS encoding formylglycine-generating enzyme family protein, whose protein sequence is MRFFLSKYTIITFLFFSFFSCKNQEKEKNETSEENIQQTEKSYHKKYLEEIAEIKERDSVSTSKMLKIEGGDYTMGGNSQQARRDEFPQHQETIETIWVDETEVTNAEFRKFVEKTGYITTAERSFEINGESFPPGAMVFDPENPQAWWKFKEGANWKHPQGPQSDIEGKENHPVVQVSWYDALAYAKWAGKRLPTEAEFEYLARGGKENQIYHWGNDFEKATGFVNFHQGDFPVANEVKDNFEKTAPVKSFSPNAFGLYEIAGNAWEWVLDTYYPNAYSKLEQRTDGYFKEYFNAEQQKVIRGGSFLCSESYCTGYRNAARMSSTPESGLEHLGFRCVKDVE, encoded by the coding sequence ATGCGTTTCTTCCTTTCAAAATATACTATTATCACTTTTCTATTTTTTTCATTTTTCAGCTGTAAAAATCAGGAAAAGGAAAAAAATGAAACTTCCGAAGAAAATATTCAACAAACTGAAAAATCCTACCACAAAAAATATTTAGAAGAAATTGCTGAAATCAAAGAACGCGATTCGGTTTCAACTTCCAAAATGCTAAAAATTGAAGGTGGGGATTATACGATGGGTGGAAATTCGCAACAAGCCAGGCGCGATGAATTTCCGCAGCATCAAGAAACTATTGAAACCATTTGGGTAGACGAAACGGAAGTAACTAATGCCGAATTCAGGAAATTTGTAGAAAAAACCGGTTATATAACAACCGCCGAGCGCAGTTTTGAAATCAACGGAGAAAGTTTTCCTCCCGGCGCAATGGTTTTTGATCCCGAAAATCCGCAGGCCTGGTGGAAATTTAAAGAAGGTGCCAACTGGAAACATCCACAAGGCCCGCAAAGTGATATTGAAGGAAAGGAAAATCATCCCGTAGTGCAGGTTTCCTGGTACGATGCCTTAGCATACGCGAAATGGGCAGGAAAACGTTTACCAACAGAAGCAGAATTTGAATACCTGGCCCGAGGCGGAAAAGAAAATCAAATCTACCACTGGGGAAATGATTTTGAAAAAGCTACCGGGTTTGTTAATTTTCATCAGGGTGATTTTCCTGTTGCTAACGAAGTAAAAGATAATTTTGAGAAAACAGCGCCGGTAAAAAGTTTTTCTCCCAATGCTTTCGGGCTTTATGAAATTGCAGGAAATGCCTGGGAATGGGTTTTAGATACTTATTATCCCAATGCCTACTCAAAACTGGAACAACGCACCGATGGTTATTTCAAGGAATATTTTAATGCAGAACAACAAAAAGTTATTCGTGGTGGTTCATTTTTATGCAGTGAATCTTATTGTACAGGTTATAGAAACGCTGCCAGAATGAGTTCTACTCCCGAAAGTGGCCTGGAACATTTAGGCTTTAGATGTGTAAAAGATGTAGAATGA
- a CDS encoding alcohol dehydrogenase: MKAVQVKEKGGDFHVVDIDKPSPKENEVLIKVEACGICHSDAFVKDGAFPGIEYPRVPGHEVVGIIEEVGARVNNWKKGQRVGVGWHGGHCFECEPCRRGDFISCENGKISGISYDGGYAEFMTAPQEAVVNIPEELSSAEAAPLLCAGITVFNALRNSGITAGDTVAVQGIGGLGHLALQYAAKMGMRTVAISTSDSKKELAEELGAHHFINAKQKDAAKELKKLGGAKLILATAPNSEAITSVIGGLGIDGKLLMVAATGDPIQVSPMELLMGRKSVAGWPSGTAMDSEDTLKFSAMTGTKPKIEEYPLDKVSEAYDKMINNKARFRVVLKP; the protein is encoded by the coding sequence ATGAAAGCTGTACAGGTAAAAGAAAAAGGTGGTGATTTTCATGTTGTAGATATCGACAAACCTTCACCAAAAGAGAACGAAGTTTTAATTAAAGTAGAAGCTTGCGGTATTTGCCATAGCGATGCTTTTGTAAAAGATGGCGCGTTTCCAGGCATTGAATATCCGCGCGTTCCCGGCCACGAAGTGGTAGGAATTATAGAAGAAGTTGGTGCACGCGTAAACAACTGGAAAAAAGGCCAGCGCGTTGGTGTAGGATGGCACGGCGGACATTGTTTTGAATGTGAACCCTGCCGCCGCGGTGATTTTATAAGCTGCGAAAACGGAAAAATAAGCGGAATCTCTTACGATGGTGGTTACGCCGAATTTATGACAGCTCCACAAGAAGCCGTGGTAAATATTCCTGAAGAATTATCTTCGGCAGAAGCCGCTCCCCTGCTCTGTGCCGGGATTACTGTTTTTAACGCTTTACGAAATTCAGGAATTACAGCCGGAGATACCGTTGCCGTGCAGGGAATTGGTGGTTTAGGCCATCTGGCTTTACAATATGCGGCAAAAATGGGAATGCGCACCGTGGCAATTTCTACCAGTGACAGCAAAAAAGAGCTAGCCGAAGAATTAGGCGCACATCATTTTATAAACGCCAAACAAAAAGATGCTGCCAAAGAATTGAAAAAGCTGGGCGGTGCTAAACTCATTTTGGCCACTGCTCCAAATAGCGAAGCAATTACCTCTGTAATTGGTGGTTTAGGAATAGACGGGAAGCTATTAATGGTTGCAGCAACCGGAGATCCTATTCAAGTTTCTCCAATGGAACTTCTAATGGGTAGAAAATCGGTTGCCGGTTGGCCTAGCGGTACCGCAATGGATTCTGAAGATACTTTAAAATTTAGCGCAATGACCGGGACAAAACCTAAAATAGAAGAATATCCGCTAGATAAAGTTAGCGAAGCCTACGATAAAATGATCAATAACAAAGCGAGATTTAGAGTGGTTTTAAAACCTTAA
- a CDS encoding CPBP family glutamic-type intramembrane protease produces the protein MIGTYFLFFFLLGFLNTFLPELDLEKYQQTELFDLMNESPLAFVLMAVIIAPLLEESMFRTLIKPSFTEIYIFICAVLAFVGLGFIPQEAHSLLKYGLVILSAIIIFLFLQSLTPSRFLRVFRIILYRNYRFIWLLTAVLFGLVHIWNYVEGWEFDLILFILIFPRIIAGYFFGKIKVENGNLIWPIAMHAMNNGIVVFFLLPKLL, from the coding sequence ATGATTGGGACCTATTTTTTGTTTTTCTTTCTACTGGGATTTTTAAATACATTTTTACCGGAATTAGACCTGGAAAAATACCAGCAAACCGAACTATTCGATTTAATGAACGAAAGTCCGTTGGCATTTGTCCTAATGGCGGTAATTATCGCGCCACTCCTGGAAGAAAGTATGTTTAGAACACTTATAAAACCTTCTTTTACCGAAATCTATATTTTCATTTGTGCTGTACTTGCCTTTGTAGGACTCGGTTTTATTCCACAGGAAGCTCATTCATTACTTAAATATGGCCTGGTAATTTTATCGGCTATTATCATTTTTCTGTTTTTACAATCTCTTACTCCTTCAAGGTTTCTTAGAGTATTTCGCATAATTCTATACCGGAATTATAGGTTTATTTGGCTACTTACTGCTGTGCTTTTTGGGCTGGTTCATATTTGGAATTATGTTGAAGGATGGGAATTTGATCTTATTCTATTTATATTAATTTTTCCAAGAATTATCGCCGGGTATTTCTTCGGAAAAATAAAAGTCGAAAACGGAAACCTTATCTGGCCAATCGCTATGCACGCCATGAACAACGGAATTGTAGTATTCTTCCTTCTTCCAAAGCTTTTATAA
- a CDS encoding L-serine ammonia-lyase: MRKIECISVFDMLKVGVGPSSSHTLGPWRAAQRWIAELKQKGTFDDVEHIHIDLYGSLSLTGIGHATDIATILGLCGHDPVTMDISIIDSEIEKIRESKKLHLNAEREIDFSIAEDVKFNRNFLEFHPNGMTFRATLVNGKKISSSFYSIGGGFVVKKERKNASKKMKSFLEFPFPIEKATELLAYCKAENKPISEIVLENEKSLRSEEEINSGLKQIWDVMLESMYIGCHTEGTLPGGLNVKRRSFEMHQRLIGEEKYNSPEEWTSAIRRTEVKFRQILKWVSCFAISVNEVNASLGRVVTAPTNGSAGTVPSVMMYYMVIENHEATFEDMKRFMLVAGEIGSLFKKGATISAAMGGCQAEIGVSSAMAAGGLTELLGGTPEQVLMAAEIAMEHHLGLTCDPIAGLVQVPCIERNAMGAIKAINAAEIALESDATKAKVPLDKVIETMWDTAKDMNSKYKETSEGGLAVKVNLSDC, encoded by the coding sequence ATGCGAAAAATTGAATGTATTAGTGTTTTTGATATGTTGAAGGTGGGCGTAGGCCCTTCCAGTTCTCATACTTTAGGTCCCTGGCGAGCAGCGCAACGCTGGATTGCAGAATTAAAGCAAAAAGGGACTTTTGATGACGTGGAACACATTCACATAGATCTTTATGGCTCTCTTTCCCTTACCGGTATAGGTCACGCCACAGATATCGCTACCATTCTGGGACTTTGCGGCCATGATCCTGTAACTATGGATATTTCCATTATTGATTCTGAAATTGAAAAAATCAGGGAATCTAAAAAACTCCATTTAAACGCTGAAAGAGAGATTGATTTTAGCATTGCTGAAGATGTGAAATTCAATCGTAATTTCCTTGAATTTCATCCCAACGGAATGACCTTTCGGGCAACTCTGGTAAACGGTAAAAAAATATCTTCTTCCTTTTATTCTATTGGCGGCGGTTTCGTTGTTAAAAAAGAACGTAAAAACGCCAGTAAGAAGATGAAAAGCTTTTTGGAATTTCCCTTTCCAATTGAAAAAGCTACAGAACTTCTCGCCTACTGCAAAGCTGAAAACAAACCTATTTCTGAAATTGTTCTGGAAAATGAAAAATCCCTTAGAAGCGAAGAAGAAATAAATTCCGGTTTAAAACAAATTTGGGATGTGATGCTGGAATCTATGTACATTGGCTGCCATACCGAAGGAACCCTTCCCGGCGGACTTAATGTAAAACGCCGTTCTTTTGAAATGCATCAGCGTCTTATTGGCGAAGAAAAATATAACTCTCCCGAAGAATGGACCAGTGCTATTAGAAGAACTGAAGTAAAATTTAGGCAAATCCTTAAGTGGGTTAGCTGTTTTGCTATTAGTGTGAACGAGGTAAATGCATCTTTGGGTCGTGTAGTTACCGCACCTACAAATGGTAGTGCCGGCACCGTACCTTCAGTAATGATGTATTATATGGTAATCGAAAACCACGAGGCTACTTTTGAAGATATGAAACGCTTTATGTTGGTTGCCGGTGAAATTGGCAGTCTCTTTAAAAAAGGTGCCACGATCTCTGCCGCTATGGGGGGTTGCCAGGCCGAAATTGGCGTATCCTCGGCAATGGCTGCCGGCGGATTAACAGAATTACTTGGTGGCACACCAGAACAGGTCCTTATGGCTGCTGAGATTGCGATGGAACATCACCTTGGTCTAACCTGCGATCCTATTGCCGGTTTGGTGCAGGTGCCTTGTATTGAAAGGAATGCGATGGGCGCCATAAAAGCCATTAACGCTGCTGAAATTGCTCTGGAAAGTGATGCCACTAAAGCTAAAGTTCCACTGGATAAAGTGATTGAAACAATGTGGGACACCGCAAAAGATATGAATTCCAAATACAAAGAAACCTCAGAGGGCGGACTTGCAGTTAAAGTGAATTTAAGCGATTGTTAG
- the dnaK gene encoding molecular chaperone DnaK encodes MGKIIGIDLGTTNSCVAVMEGNEPTVIPNAEGKRTTPSVIAFVEGGEIKVGDPAKRQAVTNPTKTVASIKRFMGNKYSEASKEAGRVPYKVVKGDNDTPRVEIDGRKYTPQELSAMVLQKMKKTAEDYLGQDVTEAVITVPAYFNDSQRQATKEAGEIAGLKVSRIINEPTAAALAYGLDKKSQDQKIAVYDLGGGTFDISILELGDGVFEVLSTNGDTHLGGDDFDEVLIDYLADSFQKAEDIDLRKDPMALQRLKEAAEKAKIELSSSTQTEINLPYVTATSSGPKHLVETISRSKFEQLASELVTRSMDPVKKALSDAGLSKSDIDEVILVGGSTRMPKIQEEVEAFFGKKPSKGVNPDEVVAIGAAIQGGVLTGDVKDVLLLDVTPLSLGIETMGGVNTKLIESNTTIPTKKSQTFSTAADNQPSVEIHVLQGERPMATDNKTIGRFHLDGIPPAPRGTPQIEVTFDIDANGIIKVSATDKATGKSQDIRIEASSGLTEEEIEKMKKEAEANADADKKTKEKVDKLNEADAMIFQTEKQLKEFGDKISEDKKKPVEEALEELKKAYETKELDQITPALDKLNEAWKTASEEMYKAQAEAQDGEAGPQQGATGAEGGEQAGGKDSKSGDDVEDVDFEEVK; translated from the coding sequence ATGGGTAAAATAATTGGAATTGACTTAGGTACTACCAACTCTTGCGTTGCAGTAATGGAAGGTAACGAGCCTACGGTAATACCTAATGCCGAAGGAAAAAGAACTACACCATCTGTAATCGCATTTGTAGAAGGTGGCGAAATAAAGGTTGGTGACCCTGCAAAAAGACAGGCTGTTACTAACCCAACAAAGACCGTAGCATCTATAAAGAGATTTATGGGGAATAAATATTCTGAAGCTTCTAAAGAAGCTGGAAGAGTTCCTTATAAAGTTGTTAAGGGGGATAATGATACTCCACGTGTAGAGATTGACGGTAGAAAATATACTCCGCAGGAACTTTCTGCAATGGTACTTCAGAAAATGAAGAAAACCGCAGAAGATTATCTTGGACAGGATGTAACTGAAGCGGTAATTACCGTACCTGCATACTTTAACGATTCTCAACGTCAGGCTACAAAAGAAGCCGGTGAGATCGCAGGATTGAAAGTTAGCCGTATTATAAACGAACCAACTGCTGCAGCTCTTGCTTACGGACTTGATAAAAAATCTCAGGACCAAAAGATCGCTGTATATGACCTTGGTGGTGGTACTTTTGATATCTCTATCCTGGAATTAGGTGATGGTGTATTTGAGGTATTGTCTACAAATGGTGATACGCACCTTGGTGGTGATGATTTTGATGAGGTATTAATCGATTATCTTGCAGATTCTTTTCAGAAAGCTGAAGATATCGATTTAAGAAAAGACCCAATGGCACTTCAGCGTTTAAAAGAAGCTGCTGAAAAAGCTAAAATTGAGTTGTCTTCTTCAACACAAACAGAAATCAACTTACCTTATGTAACGGCAACGTCAAGCGGACCAAAACACCTTGTAGAAACTATTAGCCGTTCTAAATTTGAGCAATTAGCTTCAGAATTAGTAACACGCTCTATGGATCCTGTGAAAAAAGCACTTAGCGATGCAGGACTTTCAAAAAGCGATATCGATGAGGTAATTCTTGTTGGTGGTTCTACCCGTATGCCTAAGATTCAAGAAGAAGTAGAAGCATTTTTCGGTAAAAAACCTTCTAAAGGGGTGAATCCAGATGAGGTTGTTGCTATTGGTGCAGCTATCCAGGGTGGTGTATTAACTGGAGATGTAAAAGATGTATTGTTACTTGATGTTACTCCACTCTCTTTAGGTATTGAAACTATGGGAGGAGTTAACACGAAACTTATCGAGTCTAATACTACGATCCCAACTAAGAAATCACAGACATTCTCTACCGCGGCCGATAATCAGCCTTCAGTAGAAATTCACGTGTTGCAGGGTGAACGTCCAATGGCGACCGATAATAAAACAATTGGTAGATTCCACTTAGACGGAATTCCACCAGCGCCAAGAGGAACACCTCAAATTGAAGTGACTTTTGATATTGATGCCAATGGTATCATTAAAGTAAGCGCTACCGATAAAGCAACCGGTAAATCTCAGGATATTCGTATCGAGGCTTCTTCAGGATTAACAGAGGAAGAAATCGAGAAAATGAAGAAAGAAGCTGAAGCAAATGCTGATGCTGATAAGAAAACCAAAGAAAAAGTAGATAAGCTTAATGAAGCTGATGCTATGATCTTCCAAACTGAAAAGCAGTTGAAGGAATTTGGTGATAAGATTTCTGAAGATAAGAAAAAGCCGGTAGAAGAAGCTTTAGAAGAATTGAAGAAAGCTTACGAAACTAAAGAGCTGGATCAAATCACTCCTGCTTTAGACAAATTAAACGAAGCCTGGAAAACAGCTTCTGAAGAAATGTATAAAGCACAAGCTGAAGCCCAAGACGGTGAGGCAGGACCACAACAAGGTGCTACCGGAGCTGAAGGTGGAGAGCAAGCTGGAGGAAAGGACTCTAAGAGTGGAGACGACGTAGAAGATGTAGATTTTGAGGAAGTGAAGTAA